GCGTGTCCAGGTTGGTCTGGCACATCGGGCACGCCACCGCCACGCAGTCGGCTCCGGCCGCCTTGGCCGCTCCCAGGATCTCCGCCACCAGGCGCACCGCCGACGGCGTGTTGGTCACCGCCAGGCTCGCCCCGCAGCACTCCAGCCGGTGATACCACTCGACGGGCTCCGCCCCCACCGCGCCCAGGATCTGCTCCATTGAAGTGGGGTTCTCCGGGTCGTCAAACTCCGCCACCTGCGGCGGCCGCACCAACAGACAGCCATAGTACGCCGCCGGGCGCAGGCCGGCGAGGGGCTTGCTCGCGGCCTCGCGGATGCGCTCCAGCCCCGCGAGGTGGAGCAGGGCATCGAGGATATTGTGAACCCGCACCCCCGCCGCCGCCCGGGCGTCCAGCCCGGCGGGCAGCTCGGCCCCGTCCGCAGCCAGATGCTGGGCTGCATACTTCAGCCGCCCGAAGCAGGCGGCACAGGGCGCCAAGACAGCATCCAAGCCCTGCTGCGCCGCCAGCGCGAGATTGCGTCCGGCCAGGCCCACCGCCAAGTCGTCGCTGATCGCGTGCGCCGCACTCGCGCCGCAGCAGTTCCAGTCCTCGATCTCCACCAGCTCCAGGCCCACGGCAGCGCA
This DNA window, taken from Armatimonadota bacterium, encodes the following:
- a CDS encoding CoB--CoM heterodisulfide reductase iron-sulfur subunit B family protein; translated protein: MMMKIGYYPGCSLHATAKEFDLSTRAVCAAVGLELVEIEDWNCCGASAAHAISDDLAVGLAGRNLALAAQQGLDAVLAPCAACFGRLKYAAQHLAADGAELPAGLDARAAAGVRVHNILDALLHLAGLERIREAASKPLAGLRPAAYYGCLLVRPPQVAEFDDPENPTSMEQILGAVGAEPVEWYHRLECCGASLAVTNTPSAVRLVAEILGAAKAAGADCVAVACPMCQTNLDTRQAAAAARLGETLDLPIVYITELLGLAFGITPNRLGLGRHIVDAMRLARSS